A stretch of DNA from Lotus japonicus ecotype B-129 chromosome 4, LjGifu_v1.2:
TTGACGGTAGTTGAACGTAATTAGtttatttatgatttttttttgtcaaaaagtaGTTGGTTGGAATCCAGTCagacaaaatataataaaaggaTATCGATTTTTCAGTAAAACAATCCTACTCCTGATAAAAGGATAAGATTTATTTTGTTTGATTGGAAAGATGATAGAAAAAACTCAAACAAATgtctaattagtaattattgaTCATATGAATAGCAGTAAGATGATAAAGGATTAAGttgtaaatttaaaaaatactaattaaaatcaaggcaaaacaaagtaaaaggtATGGTACCCGTTCATTTTGAATGGGTACCAAAGAAATTGCCTTATTTTTTTACACGTGTTAcctaaaaaaatgattttctacacagtaaaatattttatattaaattattatttaattaaaataaccaCATGtagaatttcaaaataaaaaaccacatgTAGTATGAAATATCATTGGAAAGCTTGATATTTTCTTATTAAGaggctagttttttttttgtcaaagtgaaGTTGATTGGATTCTAGTCACacaaaaactaataaaatgaTAAGAATGTTTCTGGTAAAACAATAATGATAAAAGGATAAAGATTTATTTTGGTTGAAAAGAAAGATGAGATTATGGGTTGGGTGGGAGAGTCTAGGGATCAATCCTTAGAGGTTGAAGGGTACAATTTATGttgatatataaaaaaaatggttaatagtcaaattagtccttgagtttgtaagcgattttgattttagtctctcTAAGGAAAAATGATGTTTAGTAGCGGTCAAAAACCGCCAGCAATTGTAAAAATAATCGCAActaaacgttttttttttttccaaggtatccccacaaccaacagtcatgagactaatccccCGAGGCTCTaagatcacgttaagtgggtaggtctctcccaacaaatgctTCTCCATACGAACAACCCATGAGACTAAACGTTTTTATTCATAGGAGTAACATAGGAGTAAAATCAAATTCTCTTACAACTTCACGGACTAATttgaatattaaaaaaataaccaaaaaaaaaagcatgaaCTCTTGGGCTTGGCCCAACCCAGAAACCCTTAAACCCTGCTTTTCCAACCTTTGTCCCTAGAATCTTCCATTCCAATCCAGAAGAACCCTTTGCTGCTCAGTGTTTAAAATACAATACACACTCTTCCTCACTTGCAGAAAACCCTAATTCTCCAGAGATGGCAAAGCGTTTCCTCCCCAGCCTCAACCGCGTTCTCATCGAGAAGATTCTTCCTCCAACCAAAACCAGCGGCGGCATTCTTCTCCCTGAGAAATCTTCCCAGGTTTGGTTGAACTCTTCTCAATTCATTTTCGGGATTTTTCTGTGGGTGGTTGAATCGATTTTGATTTTTCTGGTTTTTGAAACAGCTTAATTCAGGGAAGGTGATTGCAGTTGGACCCGGATCCCGAGACAGAGCTGGGAACTTGATTCCGGTGTCTGTCAAGGAAGGTGATCAGGTGCTCTTGCCGGAGTACGGTGGCTCCCAAATCAAGCTCGACGACAAAGAGTATGTTCTTGAAATCATTCGTGTTCTGTTTGTTTATCATTAGATTTTCAATTTTGCTAACTGGTTTGGTTTctctattttgttttttttttcaggtttCTTTTGTTCAGGGATGAGGACATTTTGGGCATTCTGCGTGATTGAGATTAGGTTTGTGTTTATGGGGAATGCTGATTGTGGATTGTTTAGAAATAATCTAGGGTCTCATTTAGAGAATGCAATTTGGTACCAACATTTATAAGGGAATTTTTTAAGCAAGTTTTGCTTAGTTGTATTCTGAGTAATTGCAATATGAAACTTTATTTGATCTAGTGTTTGGTCATGTTTTTGTTCTCTTTTTGCAATATGTTAATTTCACTTGGATGCTAACCTCACTATCCTGAATTTCATATAATGATTACAAGGTTGCACTCAACTAGAAATAAATTTTCTACCTGGTAGTGAAGATTAGTCATTTTGTGAGTAGAATTGAACCCCAACTATGCAATGGATATAAGTTTAGTCAAATTTCACTGTTACTTATACTTCAAGTGCATCACATTGCGTAGATGGTGTTAGGACTTCCCATGTTTGTTGGTGGCTTTCTGAACATCTTCCTCCTCTTTTCGGAGTCCTCCTAAGGGGTGGAAGTATAGCCGACTCTACGAGGTGGTTTTTCTATCAAGTCTGCAAAGCTGTTTGAAATTCATTTTGCCAAGATATATTTGTCATTGATTAATAGCATCATTTTTATTATCGCCTAGTCACCATTGATGATGACTCTAAACCTGTTTAGAAAACTTGGATAATTTTGGGCTTTAAACTTAGGTTTCGAGCTAACCAACTACAAGACGTGTTACCTTACTGGTGGGGTGGCATGATCTGAATTTGAAAGTAGTTGTCATGTATCATTTTCAACTAATATTGAGTTTGTTTTTCTATGATGTTATCAACTAGTTTATCGTTCGATATAAGTCGTTTTTCTGGAGAATTTTTGTAAGGTTGGCATTGATCTTTTTAATGAAGCGCATAAAGTTCCTTTTAATATAATCATATATTTTCACATGAGCTTGATTTTTAGGTTGACAATTTGTATTAAATTAACTCTTCATAAGATTGATGACGTCTTATTAAGTGATTGTTTATTTACCTTTCAAACCATCAAAACGTTGAGTATTTAGAAGGGTCATTAAAATGCTTGACCAAAGTCTTCAGAACATTGATCTTATTTTTAAAAGTTATCCTTCTATTAGAAGATTCAACTTGAATTTAG
This window harbors:
- the LOC130716082 gene encoding 10 kDa chaperonin, mitochondrial-like → MAKRFLPSLNRVLIEKILPPTKTSGGILLPEKSSQLNSGKVIAVGPGSRDRAGNLIPVSVKEGDQVLLPEYGGSQIKLDDKEFLLFRDEDILGILRD